A stretch of Malus sylvestris chromosome 11, drMalSylv7.2, whole genome shotgun sequence DNA encodes these proteins:
- the LOC126591306 gene encoding probable beta-1,3-galactosyltransferase 2 isoform X1, with amino-acid sequence MSLKSRGGGGGGGGGGEAAASKSAVSRKWTLLFCIGCFCAGMLFSDRMWSVPEIKDVSRTTRVDNETPKLVSGCDPTIKDVEHEPKDVYGEVSKTHHAIHTLDKKISNLEMELAAAKAAQESILSGSPIAENLRIPETRNKRKYLMVVGINTAFSSRKRRDSVRATWMPQADKRKQLEEEKGIVVRFVIGHSATSGGILDRAIEAEEKRHGDIMRLDHVEGYLELSAKTKIFFATAVASWDADFYVKVDDDVHVNIGTLGATLARHRSKPRVYIGCMKSGPVLAQKGVRYHEPEYWKFGAEGNKYFRHATGQLYAISKDLANYISNNQHVLHKYANEDVSLGSWFIGLDVEQIDDRRLCCGTPPDCEWKAQAGNVCVASFDWSCSGICKSSERIKEVHKRCGEGENALWNAAF; translated from the exons ATGTCTTTGAAGagcagaggaggaggaggaggaggaggaggaggaggagaggcaGCAGCTTCGAAGAGTGCAGTGTCTCGGAAATGGAcacttttgttttgtattggttGCTTTTGTGCTGGAATGCTCTTCTCtgatag AATGTGGTCAGTGCCTGAAATTAAAGACGTGTCGAGGACAACAAGGGTTGACAATGAAACACCCAAGTTAGTTTCTGGTTGTGATCCAACAATT AAGGATGTAGAACATGAACCAAAGGATGTTTATGGGGAAGTTTCAAAGACTCATCACGCTATACA CACGCtggataaaaaaatttcaaatttggagATGGAATTAGCTGCTGCAAAGGCTGCACAGGAATCTATACTTAGTGGTTCACCGATTGCAGAAAATTTAAGAATTCCCGAgacaagaaataaaagaaagtatTTGATGGTCGTAGGAATAAACACTGCTTTTAGCAGTCGAAAGCGCAGAGATTCAGTTCGTGCTACTTGGATGCCTCAAG CGGATAAAAGAAAGCAGCTTGAGGAAGAAAAGGGCATTGTAGTTCGCTTCGTAATAGGTCACAG TGCTACATCAGGTGGTATCCTTGATAGAGCTATTGAAGCAGAGGAGAAGAGGCATGGTGACATTATGCGGCTG GATCATGTTGAAGGCTATCTCGAATTGTCAGCAAAGACGAAGATATTCTTTGCCACTGCTGTTGCTTCGTGGGACGCAGATTTCTATGTCAAAGTTGATGATGATGTACATGTAAATATAG GAACACTTGGAGCAACTTTAGCTAGACACCGATCAAAACCCAGGGTGTATATTGGATGCATGAAATCTGGTCCAGTCCTTGCTCAAAA GGGAGTAAGATATCATGAGCCCGAGTACTGGAAATTCGGAGCGGAAGGGAACAAGTATTTCCGTCATGCCACAGGACAGCTCTATGCTATCTCAAAAGACTTGGCCAATTACATATCAAACAACCA GCATGTGCTACACAAATATGCGAATGAGGATGTTTCTTTGGGTTCGTGGTTCATTGGATTGGATGTGGAGCAGATTGATGACCGGAGATTATGTTGTGGAACACCACCTG ATTGTGAGTGGAAGGCTCAGGCAGGCAACGTCTGCGTTGCTTCATTTGACTGGAGCTGCAGCGGGATTTGCAAGTCTTCCGAGAGGATCAAGGAGGTCCACAAGCGCTGTGGAGAAGGTGAGAATGCTTTGTGGAATGCAGCTTTCTAA
- the LOC126591306 gene encoding probable beta-1,3-galactosyltransferase 2 isoform X2, with amino-acid sequence MSLKSRGGGGGGGGGGEAAASKSAVSRKWTLLFCIGCFCAGMLFSDRMWSVPEIKDVSRTTRVDNETPKLVSGCDPTIDVEHEPKDVYGEVSKTHHAIHTLDKKISNLEMELAAAKAAQESILSGSPIAENLRIPETRNKRKYLMVVGINTAFSSRKRRDSVRATWMPQADKRKQLEEEKGIVVRFVIGHSATSGGILDRAIEAEEKRHGDIMRLDHVEGYLELSAKTKIFFATAVASWDADFYVKVDDDVHVNIGTLGATLARHRSKPRVYIGCMKSGPVLAQKGVRYHEPEYWKFGAEGNKYFRHATGQLYAISKDLANYISNNQHVLHKYANEDVSLGSWFIGLDVEQIDDRRLCCGTPPDCEWKAQAGNVCVASFDWSCSGICKSSERIKEVHKRCGEGENALWNAAF; translated from the exons ATGTCTTTGAAGagcagaggaggaggaggaggaggaggaggaggaggagaggcaGCAGCTTCGAAGAGTGCAGTGTCTCGGAAATGGAcacttttgttttgtattggttGCTTTTGTGCTGGAATGCTCTTCTCtgatag AATGTGGTCAGTGCCTGAAATTAAAGACGTGTCGAGGACAACAAGGGTTGACAATGAAACACCCAAGTTAGTTTCTGGTTGTGATCCAACAATT GATGTAGAACATGAACCAAAGGATGTTTATGGGGAAGTTTCAAAGACTCATCACGCTATACA CACGCtggataaaaaaatttcaaatttggagATGGAATTAGCTGCTGCAAAGGCTGCACAGGAATCTATACTTAGTGGTTCACCGATTGCAGAAAATTTAAGAATTCCCGAgacaagaaataaaagaaagtatTTGATGGTCGTAGGAATAAACACTGCTTTTAGCAGTCGAAAGCGCAGAGATTCAGTTCGTGCTACTTGGATGCCTCAAG CGGATAAAAGAAAGCAGCTTGAGGAAGAAAAGGGCATTGTAGTTCGCTTCGTAATAGGTCACAG TGCTACATCAGGTGGTATCCTTGATAGAGCTATTGAAGCAGAGGAGAAGAGGCATGGTGACATTATGCGGCTG GATCATGTTGAAGGCTATCTCGAATTGTCAGCAAAGACGAAGATATTCTTTGCCACTGCTGTTGCTTCGTGGGACGCAGATTTCTATGTCAAAGTTGATGATGATGTACATGTAAATATAG GAACACTTGGAGCAACTTTAGCTAGACACCGATCAAAACCCAGGGTGTATATTGGATGCATGAAATCTGGTCCAGTCCTTGCTCAAAA GGGAGTAAGATATCATGAGCCCGAGTACTGGAAATTCGGAGCGGAAGGGAACAAGTATTTCCGTCATGCCACAGGACAGCTCTATGCTATCTCAAAAGACTTGGCCAATTACATATCAAACAACCA GCATGTGCTACACAAATATGCGAATGAGGATGTTTCTTTGGGTTCGTGGTTCATTGGATTGGATGTGGAGCAGATTGATGACCGGAGATTATGTTGTGGAACACCACCTG ATTGTGAGTGGAAGGCTCAGGCAGGCAACGTCTGCGTTGCTTCATTTGACTGGAGCTGCAGCGGGATTTGCAAGTCTTCCGAGAGGATCAAGGAGGTCCACAAGCGCTGTGGAGAAGGTGAGAATGCTTTGTGGAATGCAGCTTTCTAA
- the LOC126591614 gene encoding uncharacterized protein LOC126591614: protein MENRYGLIRQGSGVWRALRDGDFEEDDVWEVLKDRNNTCGKNMANGSKNSHVSILRHLPTASRMIPKPSSHNYGIGSSNTTNHEAKFLQQSAPVNIPDWSKAYGQKPNKASKNVSWRKYERDGDGDEGGDDGGRDSGDDYEVVVEEEEEEEEYNSKVPPHEFIARRLARSQISSFSVFEGAGRTLKGRDLSKVRNAILIKTGFLESL from the coding sequence ATGGAGAATAGGTATGGCCTAATAAGGCAGGGCAGTGGAGTTTGGAGGGCCTTGAGAGATGGAGACTTTGAGGAAGATGATGTTTGGGAGGTTCTAAAAGATAGAAACAATACTTGTGGTAAAAATATGGCTAACGGATCCAAAAATTCCCATGTTTCTATTCTAAGGCACCTCCCAACTGCCTCAAGAATGATTCCGAAACCCAGCAGCCACAATTACGGAATTGGCAGCAGCAACACAACCAACCATGAAGCCAAATTTTTGCAGCAATCAGCACCTGTCAACATTCCTGATTGGTCCAAGGCTTACGGTCAGAAACCAAACAAGGCCTCCAAGAATGTTTCTTGGCGGAAATATGAGCGCGATGGCGATGGTGATGAAGGCGGGGATGATGGCGGCAGAGATAGCGGTGATGATTATGAGGTGGTggtagaggaggaggaggaggaggaggagtatAATTCGAAGGTACCCCCTCATGAGTTTATTGCTAGGAGACTTGCAAGGAGTCAGATatcttctttttctgtttttgaaGGGGCAGGGAGGACCCTCAAAGGCAGGGATCTTAGCAAAGTGAGGAATGCTATTTTGATAAAAACTGGTTTCCTTGAGTCATTGTGA